A part of Ammospiza caudacuta isolate bAmmCau1 chromosome 7, bAmmCau1.pri, whole genome shotgun sequence genomic DNA contains:
- the LOC131559599 gene encoding olfactory receptor 14C36-like — MPMFFFLLNLALSDLGSICTTVPKAMHNSLWDTRNISYTGCAAQLFFFMFFFSAEYFLLTIMCYDRYVSICKPLHYGTLLGSRACAHMAAAAWASAFLNALLHTANTFSLPLCHGNALGQFFCEIPQILKLSCSNSYIRKFGPLISSAFLVFGCFVFIVFSYVQIFRAVLSIPSEQGRNKAFSTCLPHLTVVSLFLSTGTFAYFKSPSISSPTLDLALSVLYSVVPPALNPLIYSLRNKELKAAVRRLMTGCIQQH, encoded by the coding sequence atgcccatgttcttcttcctgctcaacctggccctcagcgacctgggctccatctgcaccactgtccccaaagccatgcacaattccctctgggacaccaggaacatctcctacacaggatgtgctgctcagctctttttctttatgttcttcTTCTCAGCAGAGTATTTCCTCCTGACCATtatgtgctacgaccgctacgtgtccatctgcaaacccctgcactacgggaccctcctgggcagcagagcttgtgcccacatggcagcagctgcctgggccagtgcctttctcaatgctctgctgcacacagccaatacattttccctgcccctgtgccatggcaatgccctgggccagttcttctgtgaaatcccacagatcctcaagctctcctgctcaaaTTCCTACATTAGGAAATTTGGTCCTCTTATAAGTAgtgcttttctggtttttggttgttttgtgttcattgttttctcctatgtgcagatcttcagggctgtgctgagtatcccctctgagcagggacggaacaaagccttttccacctgcctccctcatcTCACTGTGGTCTctctgttcctcagcactggcACATTTGCCTACTTTAAGtctccctccatctcctccccaaccctggatctggccctgtcagttctgtactcagtggtgcctccagccctgaatcccctcatctacagcctaAGGAACAAGGAGCTCAAGGCGGCAGTGAGGAGACTGATGACAGGATGCATTCAGcaacattaa